TGACGCTTGGGAGGCTGGAACCGTATGGCAATTTGATGTTATGTCCGTTCTACCAAACGCGAAAACCGTTCCATATGAATTATGGTATCAAACAGATTTCTTCCCAACTTATGGTGCTATGGTTCCAGGTGTATGGTGGCAAGTAGGCTTTGTTTATAGAGTAGATAAAGTAACAAGCCCACCCAAATCTTTAGATGATCTTTTAGATTGGTGTAAAGCCAATCCAGGAAGATTCACATATTGCGATCCAAACAAAGGTGGAAGCGGTCACACATTTCTTATGACTTTGATTTATTGGATGTATGGATACGACACTTACGCTTGGAAAGATTTAGGTAAAATTGATCCTGCTAAAACGGATTGGAGAAAACTATGGGACTACTTAAATGAACTTGAAAAATACATGTATCATCCAGGAGAGTACCCAGCTGGTAACATGGCTGCTTTCGAGCTTTTAGCTGCTGGTGAAGTATGGCTTGAACCTCAATGGATGGATATTGTTTGGGATCAAGTTCAAGCTGGTAGAGTTGATCCAAAACTTATTAAGGTTTATATTCCAGAACCAACCATATGTGCAGGAGGTTACGACGGCTTTATGATTCCATGGTATGCACCTCATAAAGAAGCTGCCATGCTTTATATGAATTTCTGGCTTGAAGAAACAACTCAAATGAAGCTTGTAACTGATTGGGCAGTATACCCGCTTAATACAGAAGTTTGGAAGAAGGCTCCAGCAGATATTAAAGCTCAAGTTTGGTGGCCTGAAGGCGGATTAGACGCTATGCTTCAAAGACCATTATGGTTTAGGCACGCTTTATACATGTATGAAGCTATGACAAAATGGACCGATGAAGTAGCTAGAAAGTAAAATTTTTAAACTTCCCCTTATTTTTTCCCTTAATGAGGAATGAAAGTTGCTGAATAAGCTTAAAAAAATTGGTTTAGCTTTATATTTTGCACCTTTATTCATTTTTTATGGAGCTATTTTTGCTTATCCAATTTTCTTAACATTTGTAAGATCTTTTGGGCTTTTTCCTGTTAGCCCCAAAACCCCAAGTGAATTTACTTTAAAATATTATTTTGAGTTTTTTAAGCCAAATTCAGTTTATATCCCTTCTTTATGGTTTAGTTTTTGGAATAGCGTAGTAACAACGTTTATCGCTGCTGTATTTGGTTATTTAGTAGCTTTATACTTTTTTAAAGTTAATTATCCAGGTAAAAAAACTGTTTCAGCCCTTTTTAAAAGTCCCCTTTTCGTACCTTATTTAGTTGGAGCTTTTATGTGGATGGAAATTTTAGCTGCTCACGGTTATGTTAACGGTTTTCTTAAAACTTTAGGTTTAATAAATCAACCATTAAGGCTTATTTGGGATCCATACGGTATAGGAATTATAATAGCTAATGTTTGGATGAATGTAGCTTTTATGTCAACTTTAATGCTTGGCGCTTTAGAATCGCTTAATCCAGATTTAACTTATGCAGCTAGAAATTTAGGTGCTGGAACATGGACTATTGTAAGAAGAATTTATTTCCCATTAACTTTACCTGCTTTTTTAGCTGGAAGCATTTTAATCTTTGTTGGAATATTTGGAGCTTTTTCAGTACCATTTGTTTTAGGTGGAAGCTGGCCAAAATATCTTTCAGTAGTTATTTATGAAGATGTTGTTGAACATGGAAAATGGATTGAAGGGTATGTAAGCGCAGTAATCTACATTATTTCAGCTGTAGTATTAACTTATGTTTACACAATTTTAATGAGAAGGATGGCTGGTAGAAAATGAAAAAACATTGGTTTTTAAGCCCTAAAGGGTTAGGAAACATTTTTGTAGCAGCAATTCTTCTTTTTTATGTTTTATTTCCAATGCTTGTAGTTGTTTTTTGGTCTGTTGCTGAAAAATGGTATCCTGAACATTGGTGGGCACCTGAAAAAGTTGGTTTAAGCTGGTTTAAAGCGTTATTCAAGCTTGTTGATGTTCAATTATCCTTTATTCAAACATTTACTATTGCACCTATTGTAGTTGTTTTAACAGCTTTAATCTCTATTCCAGCAGGTTACATATTTGGAACAAAAAGTTTTCCAGGAAAAAGATTTCTTGAAAATGTTTTTCTAATTCCTTTAGTTGTTCCAGCGATAGCAACTGGAATAAGCATTTTAAGTGTTTATACAGCATGGGGTTTAAGGAATACTTATTGGGGAGTAATTTTAGCGCATATGATTGGAGCTACTCCCTATATGCTTAGATGCGTATCCGCTGCTTTTGAAGGGATTGATCCAGCTTGGGAAGAAGCTGCTAGAAATCTTGGGGCTACTAGATGGCAAGTTATATGGAAAATTCTTGTTCCAAATATTGCTCCTGGAATTTTAGCAGGAGCAATATTTGCTTTTTCATGGTCTATAAATGAATTTGTTTTAACATTACTTATAGGTTTCCCATCTGTAACAACTTTAGCTGTTAAAGTTTATCAATACATAGGTGGATATTATATTACACCTAATGCTGCAGCTGCAGTAAGCATATTTTTAACGCTTCCCTCTATACCTATAGTTTTAGCTATGGAAAAATATGTGAAGGCTGAATATGTAGCTGGAGTAGCAAGATAAAAAAGGAGGAATTTAAAATGGTTAAAATTGTTTTAAAAAATTTAAAAAAGAGTTATGGAAATGTTGTAGCTTGCGATATAGATTACTTAGAAATTAAAGATAAAGAATTCTTCACGTTTCTTGGTCCTAGTGGAAGCGGTAAAACAACAACATTAAGAATTATCGCTGGTTTTATTGAACCTGATTCTGGAGAAATATATATTGATGATAAATTAATTACTGGTGTTCCACCTGAAAAAAGGAATATGGCAATGGTTTTTCAAAGTTACGCTCTTTTTCCGCATATGACTGTATTCGATAATGTAGCTTTTGGTTTAACATTAAAAAAGCTCCCTAAAGAAGAAATTAAAAGAAGAGTTAAAAACGCGCTTGAGTTGGTTAGATTAAGCGGTTTAGAAGATAGGTATCCACGACAGTTAAGTGGCGGTCAACAACAAAGAGTTGCTGTTGCAAGAGCTATAGTTATGGAGCCTGATGTATTATTATTTGATGAACCTTTAAGTAATTTAGATGCTAAACTAAGGGAAACTGTTAGGTTTGAGTTAAGAGAGCTTCAAAAAAAGCTTGGAATAACCTCAATTTACGTAACGCATGATCAAGCTGAAGCTTTAGTTATTTCAGATAGAATAGCTGTTATGAATGAAGGAAAAATAGTTCAAGTTGGGTCACCAATAGAAATTTATGAAAAACCTGAAAGCAAATTTATAGCTGACTTTATAGGAGTCTCAAGCTTTATTGAAGGTAAAATCATAGATAT
This is a stretch of genomic DNA from Candidatus Bathyarchaeota archaeon. It encodes these proteins:
- a CDS encoding extracellular solute-binding protein — translated: MASKREMALVAIIIILLITNVYAFSQSAKVATLEKELAELKAKPIVTSPTWDDIVAKAKEQGVVIFYGYGDEFMKKFFLDRSAEFEAKYGIKVEYHHGDWFSTVEKLKADKKAGKTVGDVDLVFLWSKPFADAWEAGTVWQFDVMSVLPNAKTVPYELWYQTDFFPTYGAMVPGVWWQVGFVYRVDKVTSPPKSLDDLLDWCKANPGRFTYCDPNKGGSGHTFLMTLIYWMYGYDTYAWKDLGKIDPAKTDWRKLWDYLNELEKYMYHPGEYPAGNMAAFELLAAGEVWLEPQWMDIVWDQVQAGRVDPKLIKVYIPEPTICAGGYDGFMIPWYAPHKEAAMLYMNFWLEETTQMKLVTDWAVYPLNTEVWKKAPADIKAQVWWPEGGLDAMLQRPLWFRHALYMYEAMTKWTDEVARK
- a CDS encoding ABC transporter permease; the encoded protein is MLNKLKKIGLALYFAPLFIFYGAIFAYPIFLTFVRSFGLFPVSPKTPSEFTLKYYFEFFKPNSVYIPSLWFSFWNSVVTTFIAAVFGYLVALYFFKVNYPGKKTVSALFKSPLFVPYLVGAFMWMEILAAHGYVNGFLKTLGLINQPLRLIWDPYGIGIIIANVWMNVAFMSTLMLGALESLNPDLTYAARNLGAGTWTIVRRIYFPLTLPAFLAGSILIFVGIFGAFSVPFVLGGSWPKYLSVVIYEDVVEHGKWIEGYVSAVIYIISAVVLTYVYTILMRRMAGRK
- a CDS encoding ABC transporter permease, encoding MKKHWFLSPKGLGNIFVAAILLFYVLFPMLVVVFWSVAEKWYPEHWWAPEKVGLSWFKALFKLVDVQLSFIQTFTIAPIVVVLTALISIPAGYIFGTKSFPGKRFLENVFLIPLVVPAIATGISILSVYTAWGLRNTYWGVILAHMIGATPYMLRCVSAAFEGIDPAWEEAARNLGATRWQVIWKILVPNIAPGILAGAIFAFSWSINEFVLTLLIGFPSVTTLAVKVYQYIGGYYITPNAAAAVSIFLTLPSIPIVLAMEKYVKAEYVAGVAR
- a CDS encoding ABC transporter ATP-binding protein, translated to MVKIVLKNLKKSYGNVVACDIDYLEIKDKEFFTFLGPSGSGKTTTLRIIAGFIEPDSGEIYIDDKLITGVPPEKRNMAMVFQSYALFPHMTVFDNVAFGLTLKKLPKEEIKRRVKNALELVRLSGLEDRYPRQLSGGQQQRVAVARAIVMEPDVLLFDEPLSNLDAKLRETVRFELRELQKKLGITSIYVTHDQAEALVISDRIAVMNEGKIVQVGSPIEIYEKPESKFIADFIGVSSFIEGKIIDIDEEGLATLESEDGLKIKVVCTKAEKGIKAFLALRPEHVEIFPIKERSGINVFEGEIKRLAYLGDTIDYRVSLGKWEIRVRDVPTRIFKPGEKVGLWLNPNKCVLITH